A genomic window from Brassica oleracea var. oleracea cultivar TO1000 chromosome C8, BOL, whole genome shotgun sequence includes:
- the LOC106311818 gene encoding BTB/POZ domain-containing protein At1g03010 isoform X1 yields MEDTSSSYMIIKFKPISEVSSDLTVQVESSSFCLHKFPLVSRSGKIRKLLTDSKTFNICLSSVPGGSEAFELAAKFCYGINIDINLLNVAKLRCASHYLEMTEDFSEDNLAIKTEHYFKETVLPSISNSILVLHHCEALVPVSEDLNLVNRLVIAIANNACKEQLTSGLLKLDYTFSGANMEPETPLDWWGKSVAVLNLDFFQRVVSAVRSKGLRQDVISKILISYTNKSLQGLIVRDTKLEKERVIDSEAKKKQRMIVETIVRLLPTQGRKSSVPIAFLSSLLKMAIATSSSSASSGSCRSDLERRIGLQLDQAILEDVLIPTNPDGANNTMYDIDSILRIFSIFLNLDEEDDEEEEDRHHRNRFGDETEMIFDFDSPGSPKQSSILKVSKLMDNYLAEIALDTNLTTSKFIALAELLPDHARIISDGLYRAVDIYLKVHPNIKDSERYRLCKTIDSQKLSQEACSHAAQNERLPVQMAVQVLYFEQIRLRNAMSSSISPTQFLFSGNCHQFPQRGGSGAGSGAISPRDNYASVRRENRELKLEVARMRMRLTDLEKDHISIRQELFKTNPGTKLFKSFAKKISKLNSLFRFASLKPSLQGKATSESRFLFQRKRRHSLS; encoded by the exons ATGGAAGACACAAGCAGTTCTTACATGATCATAAAATTCAA GCCAATATCTGAAGTCTCTAGTGATCTTACTGTTCAAGTTGAATCTTCAAGTTTCTGTCTTCATAAG TTTCCTCTTGTGTCACGGAGTGGAAAGATCAGGAAGCTTCTTACCGATTCAAAAACCTTCAACATATGTCTCTCGAGTGTTCCTGGAGGATCCGAGGCCTTTGAGCTAGCAGCTAAGTTCTGCTATGGAATCAACATTGATATCAACCTTCTCAACGTAGCTAAGCTTCGTTGTGCATCTCATTACCTAGAGATGACTGAGGATTTCTCAGAGGACAATCTCGCTATCAAAACAGAACATTACTTCAAAGAAACGGTCCTCCCAAGTATCTCCAACTCCATCCTCGTCCTACATCACTGTGAAGCCCTTGTCCCAGTCTCTGAAGATCTCAACTTGGTGAACCGTTTAGTCATAGCCATCGCCAACAACGCCTGCAAAGAGCAGCTTACTTCAGGTCTATTAAAGCTCGATTACACGTTTTCGGGTGCGAATATGGAACCAGAGACTCCATTAGACTGGTGGGGGAAGTCGGTAGCTGTTTTGAATCTTGATTTCTTCCAGAGAGTTGTCTCTGCGGTTAGGTCGAAAGGGCTGAGACAAGACGTGATCAGCAAGATACTGATCAGTTACACGAATAAATCCCTTCAAGGGCTAATAGTTAGGGATACAAAGCTGGAGAAAGAAAGGGTTATTGATTCAGAAGCTAAGAAGAAACAGAGAATGATTGTAGAAACAATCGTTAGGTTACTTCCAACGCAAGGAAGAAAAAGCTCTGTTCCAATAGCGTTCCTTTCAAGTCTTCTCAAAATGGCTATCGCAACATCATCCTCCTCTGCTTCTTCAGGCTCATGTAGATCAGATTTAGAGCGAAGGATCGGTCTTCAGCTAGACCAAGCCATCCTCGAAGATGTCTTGATTCCGACAAACCCTGACGGAGCCAACAACACGATGTACGACATTGATTCTATCTTGAGAATCTTTTCTATATTCTTGAATCTAGACGAAGAAGACGATGAAGAAGAAGAAGATCGACATCATCGTAACCGGTTTGGTGATGAAACAGAGATGATTTTCGATTTCGACAGTCCTGGATCTCCAAAACAGAGCTCGATCTTGAAAGTATCGAAGCTGATGGATAACTATCTAGCGGAGATAGCTTTGGATACGAATCTAACAACGTCGAAGTTCATAGCTTTAGCTGAGCTCTTGCCAGATCATGCTCGTATCATCAGTGATGGTCTTTATCGAGCCGTTGACATCTACCTTAAA GTACATCCGAATATAAAGGATTCAGAGCGTTACCGTCTCTGTAAGACGATAGATTCACAGAAACTGTCACAAGAAGCTTGTAGCCATGCAGCGCAAAACGAGAGGTTACCTGTGCAAATGGCGGTACAAGTGTTGTACTTTGAGCAGATCAGACTCAGAAACGCAATGAGCAGTAGCATTAGTCCTACTCAGTTTCTATTCAGTGGTAACTGTCACCAGTTTCCTCAACGTGGAGGAAGTGGAGCAG GAAGTGGAGCGATATCTCCAAGAGATAACTATGCGTCGGTTAGGAGAGAAAACAGAGAGCTGAAACTTGAAGTGGCGAGGATGAGGATGAGGTTAACGGATCTAGAGAAAGACCATATTTCTATTAGACAAGAACTCTTTAAAACTAATCCAGGGACTAAGCTTTTCAAGTCTTTTGCTAAAAAGATAAGCAAACTCAATTCTCTTTTCAGGTTTGCTAGTCTTAAACCTTCCTTGCAGGGAAAGGCAACTTCTGAGAGCCGTTTCTTGTTTCAGAGAAAAAGACGACACTCGCTTTCTTGA
- the LOC106311818 gene encoding BTB/POZ domain-containing protein At1g03010 isoform X3, whose amino-acid sequence MGLSTVGEVKPTFTGKRGFRLNSSIRHASEWPISEVSSDLTVQVESSSFCLHKFPLVSRSGKIRKLLTDSKTFNICLSSVPGGSEAFELAAKFCYGINIDINLLNVAKLRCASHYLEMTEDFSEDNLAIKTEHYFKETVLPSISNSILVLHHCEALVPVSEDLNLVNRLVIAIANNACKEQLTSGLLKLDYTFSGANMEPETPLDWWGKSVAVLNLDFFQRVVSAVRSKGLRQDVISKILISYTNKSLQGLIVRDTKLEKERVIDSEAKKKQRMIVETIVRLLPTQGRKSSVPIAFLSSLLKMAIATSSSSASSGSCRSDLERRIGLQLDQAILEDVLIPTNPDGANNTMYDIDSILRIFSIFLNLDEEDDEEEEDRHHRNRFGDETEMIFDFDSPGSPKQSSILKVSKLMDNYLAEIALDTNLTTSKFIALAELLPDHARIISDGLYRAVDIYLKVHPNIKDSERYRLCKTIDSQKLSQEACSHAAQNERLPVQMAVQVLYFEQIRLRNAMSSSISPTQFLFSGNCHQFPQRGGSGAGSGAISPRDNYASVRRENRELKLEVARMRMRLTDLEKDHISIRQELFKTNPGTKLFKSFAKKISKLNSLFRFASLKPSLQGKATSESRFLFQRKRRHSLS is encoded by the exons ATGGGACTTTCTACAGTAGGAGAAGTGAAGCCAACTTTCACAGGAAAGAGAGGGTTTCGTCTGAACTCAAGCATCAGACATGCCTCTGAATG GCCAATATCTGAAGTCTCTAGTGATCTTACTGTTCAAGTTGAATCTTCAAGTTTCTGTCTTCATAAG TTTCCTCTTGTGTCACGGAGTGGAAAGATCAGGAAGCTTCTTACCGATTCAAAAACCTTCAACATATGTCTCTCGAGTGTTCCTGGAGGATCCGAGGCCTTTGAGCTAGCAGCTAAGTTCTGCTATGGAATCAACATTGATATCAACCTTCTCAACGTAGCTAAGCTTCGTTGTGCATCTCATTACCTAGAGATGACTGAGGATTTCTCAGAGGACAATCTCGCTATCAAAACAGAACATTACTTCAAAGAAACGGTCCTCCCAAGTATCTCCAACTCCATCCTCGTCCTACATCACTGTGAAGCCCTTGTCCCAGTCTCTGAAGATCTCAACTTGGTGAACCGTTTAGTCATAGCCATCGCCAACAACGCCTGCAAAGAGCAGCTTACTTCAGGTCTATTAAAGCTCGATTACACGTTTTCGGGTGCGAATATGGAACCAGAGACTCCATTAGACTGGTGGGGGAAGTCGGTAGCTGTTTTGAATCTTGATTTCTTCCAGAGAGTTGTCTCTGCGGTTAGGTCGAAAGGGCTGAGACAAGACGTGATCAGCAAGATACTGATCAGTTACACGAATAAATCCCTTCAAGGGCTAATAGTTAGGGATACAAAGCTGGAGAAAGAAAGGGTTATTGATTCAGAAGCTAAGAAGAAACAGAGAATGATTGTAGAAACAATCGTTAGGTTACTTCCAACGCAAGGAAGAAAAAGCTCTGTTCCAATAGCGTTCCTTTCAAGTCTTCTCAAAATGGCTATCGCAACATCATCCTCCTCTGCTTCTTCAGGCTCATGTAGATCAGATTTAGAGCGAAGGATCGGTCTTCAGCTAGACCAAGCCATCCTCGAAGATGTCTTGATTCCGACAAACCCTGACGGAGCCAACAACACGATGTACGACATTGATTCTATCTTGAGAATCTTTTCTATATTCTTGAATCTAGACGAAGAAGACGATGAAGAAGAAGAAGATCGACATCATCGTAACCGGTTTGGTGATGAAACAGAGATGATTTTCGATTTCGACAGTCCTGGATCTCCAAAACAGAGCTCGATCTTGAAAGTATCGAAGCTGATGGATAACTATCTAGCGGAGATAGCTTTGGATACGAATCTAACAACGTCGAAGTTCATAGCTTTAGCTGAGCTCTTGCCAGATCATGCTCGTATCATCAGTGATGGTCTTTATCGAGCCGTTGACATCTACCTTAAA GTACATCCGAATATAAAGGATTCAGAGCGTTACCGTCTCTGTAAGACGATAGATTCACAGAAACTGTCACAAGAAGCTTGTAGCCATGCAGCGCAAAACGAGAGGTTACCTGTGCAAATGGCGGTACAAGTGTTGTACTTTGAGCAGATCAGACTCAGAAACGCAATGAGCAGTAGCATTAGTCCTACTCAGTTTCTATTCAGTGGTAACTGTCACCAGTTTCCTCAACGTGGAGGAAGTGGAGCAG GAAGTGGAGCGATATCTCCAAGAGATAACTATGCGTCGGTTAGGAGAGAAAACAGAGAGCTGAAACTTGAAGTGGCGAGGATGAGGATGAGGTTAACGGATCTAGAGAAAGACCATATTTCTATTAGACAAGAACTCTTTAAAACTAATCCAGGGACTAAGCTTTTCAAGTCTTTTGCTAAAAAGATAAGCAAACTCAATTCTCTTTTCAGGTTTGCTAGTCTTAAACCTTCCTTGCAGGGAAAGGCAACTTCTGAGAGCCGTTTCTTGTTTCAGAGAAAAAGACGACACTCGCTTTCTTGA
- the LOC106311818 gene encoding BTB/POZ domain-containing protein At1g03010 isoform X2 — protein sequence MEDTSSSYMIIKFKPISEVSSDLTVQVESSSFCLHKFPLVSRSGKIRKLLTDSKTFNICLSSVPGGSEAFELAAKFCYGINIDINLLNVAKLRCASHYLEMTEDFSEDNLAIKTEHYFKETVLPSISNSILVLHHCEALVPVSEDLNLVNRLVIAIANNACKEQLTSGLLKLDYTFSGANMEPETPLDWWGKSVAVLNLDFFQRVVSAVRSKGLRQDVISKILISYTNKSLQGLIVRDTKLEKERVIDSEAKKKQRMIVETIVRLLPTQGRKSSVPIAFLSSLLKMAIATSSSSASSGSCRSDLERRIGLQLDQAILEDVLIPTNPDGANNTMYDIDSILRIFSIFLNLDEEDDEEEEDRHHRNRFGDETEMIFDFDSPGSPKQSSILKVSKLMDNYLAEIALDTNLTTSKFIALAELLPDHARIISDGLYRAVDIYLKVHPNIKDSERYRLCKTIDSQKLSQEACSHAAQNERLPVQMAVQVLYFEQIRLRNAMSSSISPTQFLFSGNCHQFPQRGGSGAVERYLQEITMRRLGEKTES from the exons ATGGAAGACACAAGCAGTTCTTACATGATCATAAAATTCAA GCCAATATCTGAAGTCTCTAGTGATCTTACTGTTCAAGTTGAATCTTCAAGTTTCTGTCTTCATAAG TTTCCTCTTGTGTCACGGAGTGGAAAGATCAGGAAGCTTCTTACCGATTCAAAAACCTTCAACATATGTCTCTCGAGTGTTCCTGGAGGATCCGAGGCCTTTGAGCTAGCAGCTAAGTTCTGCTATGGAATCAACATTGATATCAACCTTCTCAACGTAGCTAAGCTTCGTTGTGCATCTCATTACCTAGAGATGACTGAGGATTTCTCAGAGGACAATCTCGCTATCAAAACAGAACATTACTTCAAAGAAACGGTCCTCCCAAGTATCTCCAACTCCATCCTCGTCCTACATCACTGTGAAGCCCTTGTCCCAGTCTCTGAAGATCTCAACTTGGTGAACCGTTTAGTCATAGCCATCGCCAACAACGCCTGCAAAGAGCAGCTTACTTCAGGTCTATTAAAGCTCGATTACACGTTTTCGGGTGCGAATATGGAACCAGAGACTCCATTAGACTGGTGGGGGAAGTCGGTAGCTGTTTTGAATCTTGATTTCTTCCAGAGAGTTGTCTCTGCGGTTAGGTCGAAAGGGCTGAGACAAGACGTGATCAGCAAGATACTGATCAGTTACACGAATAAATCCCTTCAAGGGCTAATAGTTAGGGATACAAAGCTGGAGAAAGAAAGGGTTATTGATTCAGAAGCTAAGAAGAAACAGAGAATGATTGTAGAAACAATCGTTAGGTTACTTCCAACGCAAGGAAGAAAAAGCTCTGTTCCAATAGCGTTCCTTTCAAGTCTTCTCAAAATGGCTATCGCAACATCATCCTCCTCTGCTTCTTCAGGCTCATGTAGATCAGATTTAGAGCGAAGGATCGGTCTTCAGCTAGACCAAGCCATCCTCGAAGATGTCTTGATTCCGACAAACCCTGACGGAGCCAACAACACGATGTACGACATTGATTCTATCTTGAGAATCTTTTCTATATTCTTGAATCTAGACGAAGAAGACGATGAAGAAGAAGAAGATCGACATCATCGTAACCGGTTTGGTGATGAAACAGAGATGATTTTCGATTTCGACAGTCCTGGATCTCCAAAACAGAGCTCGATCTTGAAAGTATCGAAGCTGATGGATAACTATCTAGCGGAGATAGCTTTGGATACGAATCTAACAACGTCGAAGTTCATAGCTTTAGCTGAGCTCTTGCCAGATCATGCTCGTATCATCAGTGATGGTCTTTATCGAGCCGTTGACATCTACCTTAAA GTACATCCGAATATAAAGGATTCAGAGCGTTACCGTCTCTGTAAGACGATAGATTCACAGAAACTGTCACAAGAAGCTTGTAGCCATGCAGCGCAAAACGAGAGGTTACCTGTGCAAATGGCGGTACAAGTGTTGTACTTTGAGCAGATCAGACTCAGAAACGCAATGAGCAGTAGCATTAGTCCTACTCAGTTTCTATTCAGTGGTAACTGTCACCAGTTTCCTCAACGTGGAGGAAGTGGAGCAG TGGAGCGATATCTCCAAGAGATAACTATGCGTCGGTTAGGAGAGAAAACAGAGAGCTGA
- the LOC106311817 gene encoding peroxisome biogenesis protein 6, producing the protein MVERRTPLVLSSTRATLRSVLNSIRPDEIPGRPDSIRRSVRLPAGILRWKREGVNDSKFDSLDDSSLVGLSTQLLKRLSINSGSFVVISNIDIGIQRIAQVVVLDPPPKKTLEEDASSVTSLPVSDSLHIMLVFPTFDTMSQQLLDQEVAYLSPMLAFNLSLHMSCLKSLVHRGNEVLEKYFVAKLDEESVVAGESKIGLDLEPVSEAPGYASHLRVSFVKIPECGTIQSLVVSSSFEDEERQGLIDSALHKYFGTDRVLSRGDVFRVCIEWNCGSSICVPCTQGLGSKEEDFIYFKVVAMEPSNERFLRVNHSQTALVLGGLVSSGLPPDLLVSSSKVNMPLQVDTVNVLASVLSPPLCPSALSSKLRVAVLLHGLPGCGKRTVVNYVARRLGLHVVEYSCHSLLASSEKQTSTALAQTFNMARRFAPTILLLRHFEVFKNLGSQDGSQGDRVGVASEIALIIKELTEPVYNGEYSSMEEESNSNSSVDKVGKFRGHQVLLIASAETTEGLSPTIRRCFSHEIRMGSLNDEQRSELLSRSLQDVSQLLNTSSDDFVKELVGQTSGFLPRDLRALVADAGANLFISKESETEKIDSLSGDVDQSSQLGNSSETLTAKDDFSKALDRSKKRNASALGAPNVPNVKWDDVGGLEDVKSSILDTVQLPLLHKDLFSSGLRKRSGVLLYGPPGTGKTLLAKAVATECSLNFLSVKGPELINMYIGESEKNVRDIFEKARSARPCVIFFDELDSLAPARGASGDSGGVMDRVVSQMLAEIDGLSDSSQDLFIIGASNRPDLIDPALLRPGRFDKLLYVGVNADASYRERVLKALTRKFKLSEDVSLYLVAKKCPSTFTGADMYALCADAWFQAAKRKVLNSDSGDDSIPEDDPDSVVVEFIDFIKAMDQLSPSLSITELKKYEALRDQFEGRSS; encoded by the exons ATGGTGGAGAGACGGACTCCTCTGGTGCTCTCATCCACCAGAGCCACACTCCGTTCAGTCCTGAATTCGATTCGACCCGACGAGATTCCGGGCCGACCCGATTCGATACGGCGGAGCGTAAGGTTGCCAGCTGGCATTCTCAGGTGGAAACGAGAAGGAGTAAATGATTCAAAGTTTGATTCTTTAGATGACTCTTCACTGGTCGGACTCTCGACTCAATTGCTCAAGAGACTATCCATCAACTCTGGCTCTTTC GTTGTTATCAGCAACATCGACATAGGCATCCAACGGATTGCGCAAGTTGTTGTACTTGATCCTCCTCCCAAGAAGACGCTTGAAGAAGATGCATCATCTGTCACTAGCTTGCCCGTTTCGGACTCTCTTCACATAATGCTTGTCTTCCCCACTTTTGATACGATGAGTCAACAGTTACTAGACCAAGAGGTTGCTTACTTGTCCCCTATGTTAGCCTTTAATCTGAGCTTGCACATGTCCTGCCTGAAGTCCCTAGTCCATCGAGGGAACGAGGTCTTGGAGAAGTACTTTGTTGCTAAACTCGATGAAGAGTCGGTGGTGGCAGGTGAGTCAAAGATTGGTTTGGATTTGGAACCCGTGTCCGAAGCTCCAGGGTATGCATCACATCTAAGAGTTTCTTTTGTTAAGATCCCAGAGTGTGGTACCATTCAGTCATTGGTAGTTAGTTCTTCGTTTGAAGATGAAGAGCGACAAGGGTTGATAGATTCCGCATTGCATAAGTATTTTGGAACCGATAGAGTGCTCTCAAGAGGCGATGTGTTTCGAGTTTGCATTGAGTGGAACTGTGGTTCAAGTATTTGTGTTCCATGTACTCAAGGGTTAGGCTCCAAAGAAGAGGACTTTATCTATTTCAAGGTCGTCGCAATGGAACCTTCTAATGAAAGGTTTCTTAGAGTTAATCACTCACAAACCGCTCTTGTACTTGGAGGATTGGTCTCTTCTGGTCTTCCACCAGATTTGCTTGTTTCTAGTTCAAAGGTTAATATGCCTTTGCAGGTGGACACAGTAAATGTATTGGCATCGGTGCTTTCCCCACCTCTCTGCCCTTCAGCACTCTCCTCAAAACTCAGGGTTGCTGTTTTACTTCATGGCCTGCCAG GGTGCGGGAAGAGAACTGTTGTTAACTATGTAGCTAGGAGGTTGGGCCTGCATGTAGTTGAATATAGCTGCCACAGTTTGTTAGCATCATCCGAAAAGCAAACATCTACTGCTTTGGCTCAGACTTTTAATATGGCACGAAG GTTCGCACCAACGATACTTCTGCTCCGCCATTTCGAAGTTTTCAAAAATCTGGGATCTCAGGACGGCTCACAGGGTGATCGAGTTGGCGTGGCCTCTGAGATTGCATTGATTATTAAGGAACTCACTGAGCCAGTTTATAATGGTGAATACAGTTCCATGGAAGAGGAGTCCAATAGCAATTCC TCTGTAGATAAAGTTGGGAAGTTTAGGGGACACCAGGTGCTGTTAATCGCATCCGCTGAAACCACTGAAGGTCTCTCTCCAACAATCAGGCGTTGCTTCAGCCATGAGATACGGATGGGTTCTCTAAATGACGAGCAGAGATCCGAATTGCTGTCTCGGTCCCTCCAAGATGTTTCTCAACTCCTTAAT ACCAGCTCAGATGATTTTGTGAAAGAATTGGTTGGTCAGACTTCTGGTTTCCTCCCTCGGGACTTGCGTGCTCTAGTCGCTGATGCTGGTGCCAACTTATTCATCAGTAAAGAGTCCGAGACTGAGAAGATTGATTCTCTATCAGGTGATGTAGACCAGTCAAGTCAATTAGGTAACAGCAGTGAGACTTTAACAGCTAAGGATGACTTCTCCAAAGCTTTGGACCGATCAAAGAAGAGAAATGCATCAGCCCTTGGTGCTCCCAAC GTTCCGAATGTGAAATGGGATGATGTTGGTGGGCTTGAGGATGTGAAGAGTTCGATCCTGGATACAGTTCAGTTACCTCTCCTGCATAAAGATTTGTTTTCTTCTGGACTACGTAAACGTTCCGGTGTGCTTCTCTATGGACCTCCAGGAACAGGGAAA ACTTTACTGGCGAAAGCTGTGGCGACAGAGTGTTCCTTAAACTTCCTCAGCGTAAAAGGTCCAGAGCTGATCAACATGTACATTGGCGAGTCAGAGAAAAACGTTCGAGATATCTTCGAAAAGGCGAGATCGGCGCGGCCGTGTGTGATCTTCTTTGATGAGCTTGACTCTCTTGCTCCAGCGCGAGGCGCTTCTGGCGATTCAGGAGGAGTGATGGACCGAGTGGTCTCTCAGATGCTAGCGGAGATTGATGGACTGAGCGATTCTTCGCAGGATCTGTTTATTATAGGAGCGAGCAACAGACCTGATTTGATTGATCCAGCTCTTCTACGACCTGGGAGATTCGACAAGCTTCTTTACGTTGGAGTCAATGCTGATGCTTCTTACAGAGAAAG GGTATTAAAAGCACTTACTCGGAAATTTAAGTTGAGCGAAGATGTGTCGCTTTATTTAGTAGCGAAGAAGTGTCCGTCTACGTTCACTGGCGCTGATATGTATGCGTTGTGTGCTGATGCTTGGTTTCAGGCAGCTAAGCGAAAG GTGTTGAATTCAGATTCAGGGGATGATTCTATTCCAGAAGACGATCCGGACTCTGTTGTTGTAGAGTTTATAGATTTTATAAAG GCGATGGATCAGCTTTCACCATCACTATCCATAACTGAACTGAAGAAGTATGAGGCGCTTCGAGACCAATTCGAAGGCCGTTCCAGCTGA